From the genome of Ignavibacteriales bacterium, one region includes:
- a CDS encoding glycosyltransferase, giving the protein MGAVNFSLDLNLVKNLKKYLPLDIFVETGTFEGDTIENVRNLFGEIHSVELSEEYYKHVKNRFEKLGTVHLYLDSSEKFLKKVHPDLKEKSVLYWLDAHWCVADKTAGEKSQCPLIEELKSIESLNNKSLIIIDDARLFIAPPPSPHEITQWPDFNSIITLLSSLSRAHEVIILNDTIIYYPKSVKEIVQEYAYNNSINWLTVLDKSRDFDSLLKQQEDMLVQLKGKDEKIIDLSDDLVDKDKKIFELSDDLVEKNDTILTLSDDLVGKEKEIDSLLVSINEKNQTIGSLSDDLVGKEKEIDTLLEDLGEKKKVIISLSDDLVGKEKEIDTLLEDLAEKKKVIISLSEDLVEKDQKIFALSEDLVIKEETIHQKESAITSLSNELVDKEQEVIFLSESLSILKKRLSTPIWGLITLFQFHFPKIWNYLYNKKNKAVKEERVEHKQTELVQPTMQELEKIDDKPDKLEQEKIKVKKNKLKFHIPRLGQLNHYEPIELIIPKRYSNTRQIVNPLRLSIVTPSYNQCEFLERTIKSVLDQKYPNLEYIVQDGGSNDGSKEILNTYRKQLKSAKSEKDRGQTDAINKGFQLTSGDIMAWLNSDDVYLPGTFNYVINYFKRHPEVDVVYGHRVLINNCDGEIGRWVLPPHDENVLIWADFIPQETLFWRRRIWEKVGSRLNDEFDFALDWDLLLRFQEVGAKLVRLPRFLAAFRVHPNQKTSSQISSLGEKEMTKLRSKYIGENVSYPEINKKIFKYLLKSEIYHKLYRGGIFRY; this is encoded by the coding sequence ATGGGTGCAGTAAATTTTTCGTTAGACTTGAATCTGGTTAAGAATCTCAAAAAATATCTTCCTCTAGATATCTTTGTTGAAACCGGCACTTTCGAAGGCGATACTATAGAGAACGTTAGAAATCTTTTTGGAGAAATTCACTCGGTCGAACTTTCCGAAGAATATTACAAACACGTTAAAAATAGGTTTGAGAAACTGGGAACTGTTCATTTATATCTGGATAGTTCCGAAAAATTTTTAAAGAAAGTCCATCCAGACTTAAAAGAAAAATCAGTTCTATATTGGCTCGATGCCCACTGGTGTGTAGCGGACAAAACCGCTGGGGAAAAATCACAATGCCCATTAATTGAAGAACTAAAATCGATCGAATCACTCAATAACAAAAGCCTGATTATTATTGACGATGCTCGGTTATTTATAGCACCTCCGCCATCACCTCATGAAATTACACAATGGCCTGATTTTAATTCTATAATAACATTATTAAGTAGCTTAAGCCGTGCTCACGAAGTAATAATTTTAAACGATACGATTATTTATTATCCTAAATCAGTTAAAGAAATAGTACAGGAATATGCCTATAACAATTCTATAAATTGGTTAACGGTATTAGATAAATCCCGAGATTTTGATAGTTTGTTGAAACAGCAAGAAGATATGCTGGTTCAACTTAAGGGGAAGGATGAAAAAATAATTGACTTGTCTGATGATTTAGTAGATAAGGACAAGAAAATCTTTGAATTATCAGATGATCTTGTAGAAAAGAACGACACCATTCTTACGCTTTCGGATGATTTGGTAGGTAAAGAAAAGGAAATCGATTCATTACTTGTAAGCATAAATGAAAAAAATCAAACTATAGGTTCATTATCAGATGATCTCGTGGGGAAAGAAAAAGAGATAGATACATTATTAGAAGATCTGGGTGAAAAGAAAAAAGTAATAATATCTTTATCAGATGATCTTGTTGGGAAAGAAAAAGAGATAGATACATTATTAGAAGACTTGGCAGAAAAGAAAAAAGTAATAATATCATTATCTGAAGATCTTGTTGAGAAAGACCAAAAAATATTCGCATTATCAGAAGATTTAGTCATCAAAGAAGAAACTATACATCAAAAGGAATCGGCCATCACTTCTCTTTCGAATGAACTTGTGGATAAAGAACAAGAAGTTATTTTCTTATCTGAAAGTTTGAGTATTCTAAAAAAACGTCTATCCACACCAATCTGGGGTTTAATAACTTTATTCCAATTCCATTTTCCTAAAATATGGAACTATTTATATAACAAAAAGAATAAGGCTGTAAAGGAAGAAAGAGTTGAACATAAACAGACTGAATTAGTGCAACCTACTATGCAAGAACTTGAAAAGATTGATGATAAGCCAGATAAACTAGAGCAGGAAAAAATAAAAGTTAAAAAGAATAAACTAAAATTTCATATCCCGAGATTAGGTCAGCTAAATCATTACGAACCAATTGAATTAATTATTCCTAAAAGATATTCAAATACTAGACAAATAGTTAACCCTCTTCGATTGTCTATCGTAACACCTTCGTACAATCAATGTGAATTTTTGGAAAGAACTATAAAAAGTGTTCTCGATCAAAAATATCCCAACCTTGAATATATTGTTCAGGATGGTGGTTCAAATGATGGCAGCAAAGAAATTCTTAATACATATAGAAAACAACTTAAGTCTGCTAAATCAGAAAAGGATCGAGGCCAAACTGATGCAATAAATAAAGGATTTCAATTGACCTCGGGCGACATTATGGCTTGGCTAAACTCTGATGACGTATATCTCCCTGGAACTTTTAATTATGTGATAAATTATTTTAAACGGCATCCGGAAGTCGATGTTGTATATGGCCACCGTGTTTTGATAAATAATTGTGATGGAGAAATTGGAAGATGGGTTCTTCCTCCCCACGATGAAAATGTTTTAATCTGGGCCGATTTTATTCCGCAAGAAACATTATTTTGGCGACGTAGAATTTGGGAAAAAGTTGGAAGCCGTCTGAACGATGAATTCGATTTTGCTTTAGACTGGGATTTATTGTTAAGATTTCAGGAGGTTGGGGCAAAATTAGTTCGGCTCCCTCGTTTTTTGGCGGCTTTCAGAGTTCATCCAAATCAAAAGACCTCTTCACAAATTTCCTCACTTGGAGAGAAGGAAATGACGAAACTTCGGAGTAAGTACATAGGAGAAAATGTTAGTTACCCTGAGATAAATAAGAAAATTTTCAAATATCTTCTAAAATCAGAGATCTATCATAAATTATACAGAGGCGGAATTTTTAGATATTAG
- a CDS encoding ABC transporter ATP-binding protein produces the protein MGSKTVVKLENVSKFFKLYNSPQDRLKEALNPFGKRYHKEFYALKNISFELRQGECLGIIGKNGMGKSTLLKIIANVIQASSGSVLVNGTVSALLELGTGFNPEFSGRQNIYFYGTILGFQRNQVEAKIKEIIEFADIGEFIDQPVKTYSSGMFVRLAFSVQTSLEPDILIVDEVLSVGDIFFQQKCHSRIEKMLSKGTSLVIVSHDMQLVEKYSKEIIVLSNGELLFIGNPHKAIHKYYSLDNNYRHVEPSTDVGINREDNLIQSGDAFNLIDSWPEQENMVDPGKVEMYGDKNLAVLKKVTVCNSGGEISSDFLVGERINVFYEFQMLGDIQIPIGAVVFNNSLNIVIHGKDTLQYSKSSAELIDKVEAGRIIRFKQHFILNISPGEYTFAIGLATIRKEDLEKVNKVDFEKRDLMIKQILRIPQAGRIFIRPDSRNIMLPFHGYADLGGDYQIMVYPKGVNA, from the coding sequence ATGGGTAGCAAGACAGTTGTAAAATTAGAAAATGTTTCAAAATTCTTTAAACTTTATAATTCGCCTCAAGATAGGCTCAAAGAGGCATTGAATCCATTTGGGAAAAGATATCACAAAGAGTTTTATGCGTTAAAGAATATCAGCTTCGAATTAAGACAGGGAGAATGTCTTGGTATAATTGGTAAGAACGGTATGGGCAAATCTACTTTGCTTAAAATAATTGCTAATGTCATTCAAGCCAGCAGTGGAAGTGTTCTTGTTAATGGAACCGTCTCTGCATTATTAGAACTGGGAACAGGATTTAATCCTGAATTTTCCGGTCGTCAGAATATTTATTTTTATGGTACAATCCTTGGATTCCAGCGAAATCAAGTTGAGGCAAAGATTAAAGAGATTATCGAATTTGCTGACATCGGAGAATTTATAGATCAACCAGTTAAGACATATTCGAGCGGTATGTTTGTAAGGCTTGCATTTAGTGTTCAGACTAGTCTTGAACCGGATATCCTAATTGTAGATGAAGTGTTAAGTGTTGGAGATATCTTCTTTCAGCAAAAATGCCATTCGCGTATCGAAAAAATGTTGAGTAAAGGTACTTCCTTAGTTATTGTATCTCACGATATGCAATTGGTTGAAAAATACAGTAAAGAGATAATTGTTTTATCCAATGGTGAATTGTTATTTATTGGAAACCCGCACAAAGCAATTCATAAATATTATAGTCTGGATAATAATTATAGGCATGTGGAGCCGAGTACTGATGTTGGAATAAATAGAGAAGATAATTTGATTCAATCAGGAGATGCTTTCAATTTGATTGACAGTTGGCCAGAACAAGAAAATATGGTTGATCCTGGTAAAGTTGAAATGTATGGAGATAAGAATTTAGCTGTTCTAAAGAAAGTCACTGTATGTAATTCTGGAGGAGAGATTTCTTCTGATTTTTTGGTTGGTGAAAGAATAAATGTTTTTTACGAATTCCAAATGCTTGGAGATATCCAGATACCGATTGGAGCAGTGGTCTTTAATAATTCACTAAATATAGTTATTCATGGGAAAGATACTTTACAATATTCTAAGTCATCAGCTGAACTGATTGATAAAGTTGAAGCAGGAAGAATAATACGATTCAAACAGCACTTCATATTAAACATCTCTCCAGGTGAATACACCTTCGCAATTGGACTGGCTACGATTAGGAAAGAAGATTTAGAAAAAGTTAACAAAGTGGATTTTGAAAAAAGAGATTTGATGATCAAACAAATTCTAAGAATTCCACAAGCTGGAAGAATATTTATACGTCCAGATTCCCGCAACATAATGTTACCATTCCATGGGTATGCTGATCTGGGTGGGGATTATCAGATTATGGTATATCCTAAAGGAGTTAATGCTTAA
- a CDS encoding FkbM family methyltransferase, translating to MNDSAEGFDKDVLDSPEKTDILNLNSTIQKLLTNDSTFLDIGAYLGDFTESLLQSNPNLKGYIFEPTSENFKILTEKFKNNSSIEIFNVALDSDAGEKDFFVIEDASQNSLLNFESANSILTKTKVKTETVDAFLSSRNNISNLDFVKIDTQGLDLRILNGAVGTIAKYRPSILTEFIFAPLYKNQGSYFEQFEFLKRMSYCFAGIYNTHYTKGGLLAFADILFIHDLKYTKVIEVLDPSTNYQCTDYFALLEENIKLKLICEERLQLINRVSHEAEERLKIIELLDTELSRIKGLNK from the coding sequence ATGAATGACTCAGCTGAAGGATTTGATAAAGATGTTCTTGACTCTCCAGAAAAGACAGATATTTTGAATCTGAATAGCACTATTCAAAAATTACTAACCAATGATAGTACTTTTCTAGATATAGGAGCTTATCTCGGCGACTTTACAGAATCATTATTGCAATCAAATCCAAATCTTAAGGGATATATTTTTGAACCAACATCAGAAAATTTTAAAATACTCACCGAAAAATTTAAGAATAATTCCAGCATTGAAATATTCAATGTTGCTCTAGATAGTGATGCAGGTGAAAAAGATTTTTTTGTAATTGAAGATGCATCTCAAAATAGTTTATTGAATTTCGAATCTGCTAATTCGATTTTAACAAAAACAAAAGTGAAAACGGAAACAGTAGATGCTTTTCTGAGTTCACGTAATAATATTTCCAATTTGGATTTCGTTAAAATTGATACTCAAGGATTAGACTTACGCATTTTGAACGGTGCTGTTGGCACGATTGCTAAATATAGACCAAGTATTTTAACTGAATTCATATTTGCACCGTTATACAAAAATCAGGGTTCCTATTTCGAACAATTTGAATTCTTGAAAAGAATGAGCTATTGTTTTGCCGGGATTTATAATACTCATTACACCAAAGGTGGCTTGTTAGCTTTTGCCGATATTTTATTCATACATGATTTAAAATACACCAAAGTGATTGAGGTCCTTGATCCATCTACAAATTATCAATGCACTGATTATTTCGCATTATTGGAAGAGAACATTAAATTAAAATTGATTTGTGAGGAACGGCTGCAATTAATCAATAGAGTCTCGCATGAGGCAGAAGAAAGATTGAAAATAATAGAATTATTAGACACTGAATTATCAAGAATAAAAGGTCTTAACAAATAA